The sequence below is a genomic window from Gossypium hirsutum isolate 1008001.06 chromosome A11, Gossypium_hirsutum_v2.1, whole genome shotgun sequence.
aattaaataaattattaaaaataggaaaaacatgtcaaataacttttttagcttgattcaattaatttatattaatttgtgAGATATTAATTTATGAGTCAATTAATTTAATCTATCGAATCAGACCgatatcatatttaattttaatcaaattaatcgaTCTAATTCAATTCAAGTAATATTGTTCAAAACCAAGTTAATCGGTATTacatttaattttgtattattttttacacaAACTAATAGGTGTCAATTTTGATCTCTTACAATACATCTTTTCACATTTATTGATATTcttcatacataaatattttatcaccCACCAATgactcttttatatatattacttatgATTGGGGTAAGgggtttcttcttctcttttactCCTCAATCTGGCCAACCACCATACACAATGTTTGGAGCCCTTCTTGCACCTCTATGGAAGCTCTTGACTACTTCTCCCTCTCATCTCAATTACTGCTGGTTTTTCGCCTTACATGAGTGAAtcgctttaattttttttttattaaaattttacattaataatttatGCGGTGAATATGAATCtatatttaatctttaaaatcaattaaaataatttatttaaatgaaattcaCCTCAAAAACCCAtaatagtattttttaaaaattttaaagcaagTAAATTGACATCAAACACCTCTTGCGAAAAAATTGTACACCAACATTTCCGACGAGACTGTTGGTCATGACTTCAATGACCATCTATATAAAAAGAATTCCCAGTTCTTTGATCGTGGCTTTATTGGTCAATTATATACCCCTCACCATTTTGAAAAATAAGGGTTACTCCCCTCCtaatttatatatgaaaaaatataGTATATGAACCCTCATGAACAAGTGGTTATAAAACCCCTCATTAGTTGTATtacacataaaaaaaaaaaagaagaagaagaagcgaATTTGGGGTTGTGAACTCCTCACCAATATGGGTTGGTACCCTTGCAAATACGAGGcgtaaacttttaataaattcgAAATCGAAAAATTTAGTATTATCTTATATGGTGACTCTTTATTTATTGCTCAACTTTATAGTTTTTTGTCCTTTTAAGATAAATCGCTCTCTAGCGTAATTTTAAACAATTCCCTACAAATTTAATCTCGAATGGTGGTTCATTACTTATTGCTCAACTTTACACCTCTCCGTCCTCCAAGGGTGAACTGTCCTTAAGTATAATTCTAAATGGCCGCCACGAGTGTAACTTTGGACAATTGACCATTACTTATTGCTTGACTTTATGGCTCTTTGCCCTCCAAGGGTGAACCGTCCTCAAGCGTAATCCTAAGCAGTTGCCTACAAGTACAATTCCAAACGATGGCTCATTACTTATTGCTGAACTGTCCTCAAGCATATTTCCGAACGATTTCCCACGAGCATAATCTCAAATGACAACTCATTATTTGTTGCTCAATTTTACAACTCTCACACCCCTTAAAGGACTCCTAAAAGATACAACTCTCGCACCATCCTAAGGGTTTACTCTCCTAAAGGTACAACTCTTAAGGTCTAACTTTTACACCCTCTTAAGGATTCACTCTCCTAAAAGTATGACTCCTAAAGGTATAAATCTCACACCCTCCTAAGGGATTGCTCTGATAAGATCTAGGACCAAGTTATAGTGTTCTTACCCACTAAGACTCTTTAAGGGCATTAGTTCAAACCCTACCAGGGTCAAAATGCTTAAACATTTCCTTGGTGGACTAGGCACTCCCACTAAACTTTGTGAACCTGTCGAGGGCTCTCCGCGGAGTTGAAAGACAAAATCTTAATACTAAAATCGAGTACAAACATCTTAAGAACAATACTTTCTTTGAAGGTTGGTACCAATCCAGAAAGAGACCTTCCCTCAATAAAactcaaaatgaaaaattctataaataaagataaatgttATTCTATTTTTAATACTCAAAGTTCTTTTGTTTTGAGAATATTTGGCTAATGAGTTATGACGGAAGAAAATGTTATAGATCTTGTTTatactataaattttattttctttcttcttcttttttttttttgaattatgacAAATTTCATCTAACTTTTTTTTGTGCATGTTTACTTGGTTTAGAGCTTTGTTTAATGTACCTTGGTTACGATGCATCAAGTAGGACCATATATTTAACAAGTGAAAATGGTTTTCAAGTGTGTtttatttcaagttttaaaattatctaaAGATCAGAAGCATAGTTAGGAATTGATAAGAgctttaaaatagaaatttttttatttaggccttttaaaaattttaaaaaatttaaattagtaaagataaaattatatttttatccttgtgaaagaataataatttaatttaatcttttaaaaattataaatatataaactattaaaataataaaattacaattttattatcgtaaaaattataatttaatttccacacttaattgtttttttaacttCACCCATAATCAAGCTATAACAAGTGACTAAACTTCATATTATAGTTATATACAAATATCGATGTTTACTACTTTACTATAAGTTGTtggtttaaaattaattattttctcttTGGCTCGTCAATAGTTAGGTGGAAAATGAAAACAATCCGCACTCAAAGAGAAAACAACCATTTATTATTCATTACATCATTATGCAGAATAAGGAAGAAATAGTAGCATATTCAGTACATCATTATGCAAAACTCGATATCCTAGATTTACGTTTTTAGACTCTCCCTAAGCTTggaaatatatgtattatattttatcagatttattattgtaaatatcattttatgattttctttaaaattttactatctTAATTCAAACGTTTTCCATATCAATTTTTTCAACAAaatctttaattataaaatacaataaattaagtttatctcGTTTATCTTCTCAAAtcttttgtaaaaaataaaaaataaaaaataaaaattcaatgtacaatttgaaatgaaaaaattttatctaaaaacATCATATATCGTGTCAGGTTAAATTGTTGTTCtacttttaataatatttaacaatttgatgattgaaatataataaatcaataatattattttttatataaaaaataatatttaataatatcaaaacataatttaaacaatACATATATAAGGCTACATTTATTATTGAGTCAAATCatgatttcaaaataaaacaatcaTCACCACATATTTTTCAAACCAAGTTTTAAGATTGGAATTTCAACCCAAGTTTAAAAAAAGAACTAACaacaaaatttataactttttatcttttacaaattatttttggCATTTGTACTTGGTAAGTAAGTCTATATTGACCTCctttaaaattcataattaggtTAACTTTGatacttgttttattttatttttttggttcaCTTTGGTACCTTAACTTGACAACTAGAGTTATTTTGAttcataaacttaaaaaatttaaaagtttaataatGTAACGCTCTGAGATTCTGACACATTAtcacttgaaaaaaaattttagatgatGATGTGGTATGATCTTAGAGTAtcatatttaatgttttaataatcgAATCGATCGTTAAACTAGTTAGATCACCAATTCTTGATACCAATTCAACCAGttcaacaataattaaaaattcataagaaTCTAAAAAAAAGTAGAACTTATTTCACttgcctttttaaatttttatgaatttttaattatttatttaattattgttggtccGATAATCAtgtaatggcgtaaattcaatgttatcggaacagtggtttcgtaaccacaaatccgatttaaagagaaatttatttcaatatttttgcttgaaaatttatatgataggaaaatcgtatgaaaatattgataggaaaattttatcaatttagtgattagttagaaaaagaaattattgaagaaattgggtaaaataaggtatcgggacctctatctcgtaaaaccgagtcaaaaataattttataaatatttatgaaatgttattaatgtagtattaaaatttcgttaggaaattttaatgtttgggtagtcaattaaatgaaaaggactgaattgtaataggtgtaaaagttgctagagtgattaaatagcttattagtctaatgagaaaggatataaaaggcGATTAGACCCagaagttatttgggctggacggcaagggtatgaaatcagcagaaaaattgataaattaagggtaaaattggaatattgcaaaattaactaaataaaactaggactaaataggaaatatctagatttctcttcatttctcttcaattccagcagctaaaaacgccataggagagttctctaagctggtatttcataatttttgcaccaagtgagttaatccttgcctttttcttgtaatttttgtgtttctaagacttttacaactagatcctactattaaattcattagtttttgatttcatggatgaaatttaaagtcaccatggttgagtgctgtaagtttatgatgaaatagaatgaaattaaagctttaatttgtttatgagatgattttattaggcaatttcaatggaaattgatttttgggacctaattgtgaaaatgtttggaattaaagtctattgctgaaattctgattcctaaaggttgtaaactagtttaaggtgatagaataaaatgttaattgagaaaaatcagctcaattgagaggctaattgagtagggacgaaattatcatttattaaaagcttaggggaaaaatggtaataaacagcttgcactaaaacagtttggacagcagcagtagactaactttgaaaaatcaccaaaaattttaggaatcgaattagaagatgaacaaaatatggaattaaagcttattgagtttagtttctcatagaagaaatattgtaagcaatggatttgtaaattttgagatataatgaattttgtgagacaaggtcagaatgaattcaggttcccctgttctgactttgaaaaattataaaaaattgaataaaaataattagggacttaaatttatatgtctagaattctgaatgagtctatttttaatagaaacaaacaagaacatcatttgaattctgtataaagagataatttatttttagtgaagaagggtcagaactgttagacaacagaacaggggtgactttgaagaataaactgtactgattggctaaaccaaaaattctgaaaattttatggtaaaaatatatatgagtctagtttcaggaaaaattaacagatcttaatttggagttccgtagctcaagttataaataatttagtgactatgactcaagtagacagctttgaatgaactataaataatagttgaattatagagaatgttgcatatgaacatgaaatgtattaaattgataattaaatttatttatttagatccagaagattcaaatacgaagctagatcgaggaaaggaaaaagttcgggattaatatatttttactgtttacaaacaagtatcaaggtaagttcatgtaatttgaattatattcataaattgcttgagattgtatgttattgatgtgaatatgatttgaatgttcattgtatgaaaattaatgaaacattgatatatttgataaaatgggaagaaatcctggttgaatgaaaggaaaattcgatggatctctgaaaaggaatcaacggtaaaaaggatctagcccggacgggtgatcctatcttgatatagccctcctgaagaatatgtgtaaaatggatttagcccggacgggtaatccgaattagggtctgaatttagcctggactggtaattcagatccaagctcattagagtaattgtcgttgcaggggatttagcctggactggtaatcccgacaatactctatgagtttatattgcaggggatttagcctagactggtaatcccgctacaaggttgaggttcgcgggagtgtgctctctgaaatggaaatgtgcgcacatgaatatgaattgacggacccgaaattgtacactaaaagtgtacctctgaaaatccatcgaaattccgataaattcaacgggataaatatgaaaaataataagggaatgaaaatcatggtattgatgagtacatcaatcatggtatatatattattgatacatggaaattattgtactaacttgaatgttgagtttgtgcatgttagggtaataatgcattgaatggatatatgaatgtttattatattgtattgaaaatattaggtaagtataattcttgttacatgagcttactaagcacaaagtgcttaccccgtttcctttttccctgttttgtagtgttaagagctcggaggtcggatttggtcggagacacatcacactgtcaacctcaggatttcggtatataaagaaactttattttggaaatcaatggcatgtataagctaacaaaataaatgttaacgtgaaatgaatgtaaagttagccattagtatggttaataaacctggttatagatatgtgatgacattatcttatataaatgcatgaatctatcatgaaaatatgttgaattgaaaaaaaaattaattcgtaaactccagtaatgccttgtaccctattccggcaatgaatacgggtaggggtattacaaatCAAATTGGTTAAATTGAGAAGAGATGGTCTAACTTATTCAACCATAAGTTTGATTATTAAAAACATTGAATATGACACTGAGATTGTACCACATcatcatctattttttttttaattttcaaactcAAAATGCTATATCATTAAACTTTTAGATTTTTCAAGTTTAAGGATAAAGATGGACCTAATTGTCAATTTAAGTgccaaagtgaaaaaaaatatacAAGTAGTCAAGTAAACCTAGTTGTCAAATTCAAAGACCAATGTGGATCTACTTATTAAGTTCAGGTACCAAAAGTTACATtatcctctttcttttttttttcataatcattatcaaaatgaaattaaatgaataactatttttaactttaaaactcaAAGTGGATAAAAAAAGTTCACCAATATGGACCTACTTACCAAATTTAGGGACCAAAAGTTGTATTATCTCATCTTTTTCAAAAAGTAAATTTCGCcctaatttttaaaatcaattttcaatctcatgctaaattaattttagtttaccctaaaaaatatTCAACAGATTCGATGGTCTTGGTTGCTTGAAAGGCTCCTCAGAAATGGCCACCAAGCTACCTCTGATTGAATCCCCCTTGCATCCAAAATCAACAGAGTGAGTAAAAGGAACACTGGGATTATTAAGCCCAATTATTTGCCCCACACAAATTAACCTCACTCTCCAGTTTCTAAATCTCCTCACCTTTCCTTGCTTCTCAGAACCAGGCTTTACTGCTCTGTCATCTGCCACAACCTGCTGCTTATCAAGACTTGAAGAGTCATCAGACACTGCAGTGAGCAGGTTGTTGGCTAGTTGAATCCCCTAACTCCAATTAGCCTGAGCCGGTGCTTCACCACAGTGGTGGTTGTTGTCACCCTCTCCAATCTGTAGAGACTGCCCCCAAGTTTTAAACACCAATCCAACGACAAAACACCCCAAATtacagaaccaaaaaaaaaaaacctcattgATCAACACAATTAGAACAACAGCCACCGATGAATATCAAAACCAAATTAAAGATACACAATGAAACAAAGAAATTCTCAGCAGCCTTACCTTCGTTCGTTCGATTTCAGATCTTCGTCGGTCTTTCTCTGTTCGTTTAATCACTGGATCTTGTTTTCGACCTCTATGTTTAACGTACACGTGTACGGTAGTGAGTGGCCTCCGGTCAAACGAACGGAGAGATGCGTGTGGGTGAGTGCATCAAAAGAGCCGTAATCAGGAAGTAATTCATAGTGGGGCAGGGGAGTATTCCACTCACGATCTACTCCTTCGCGAGTTTAGCACCAACCAGATGGAGCTGAGGAGAGTGAATGGACGACAAGTTGCGTCATATGGTTAGATTATATTATACCTGGGACTTTGTaacttatttgataaattaaaattcacATCAGCATCGATTGAGTCGTGTGTTATTGTTGGTATATAAAAACGTAGGTTGAAGTTCACTGTAAagtattattcatttatttaaacatattgaGAATAATTATACTATCATTTAATAATTGAATGTAATAAAAGAGGTTATTTGCAAAATTATAAAGCAACTTACCAAGAACATTAACCATAAATTTTACGGACTTCCTATCTTGATATacattgaatttaattttttaaatggattaatatatatgttaaatcataaatataaaaagtaaaaaaaaacttttctagtccccttaattttgatattaaataaattggtctctttaaaaaaaattaaagcaacttGATCATTATCGGTTTCAAAAGTAAGCAACTAATGACAATTAATTATTGTTTAtgtgttttttttgttaattgtacatatttttattgataaaataacagatttaattttcaaagtttatgattttgtcaatttggtcttcATTTAATAAACTTAACCCACGACATTCACACATTTGTCAACTTGAACTTGATTTATCAAATTTACTCATTCTGCCAATATTTATATAAGATATGTAAACATcaaaggttaaatttattattataccaatcaaaattaggtacaaataacaaaaaaatattaatgtattgattaattatctttatttgttCACTtttgaaataaatagaatttaaattgctctaatttttttgaaaggaactaatttattgaatttaaaaaaaagttatttttagcaaaataataataattgagattTAAAATTGAGTAGAAAAATAAGCATCAGCAggtgtatatatattaatttaatctctccacataaaataaaagaacaatttaatccctcactttagggaaaaaaaattgatcaaacccatataataataaaaatcattaatgAGATTTTGACTTGATGAGAACTAAATCtcgaaaattttaaattcgatgtgagttggatttaaatttattttgttgattcgaaaaaattacaaggaGAGCTAAGATAATTAAGTGCCAtttattattacaaattttaaataaaatttaaacaatacTTATTATCATTTAATCTGAGCTTTTTCTTATAATAATCACAAGATAAATGAAGTTAGATGAGTTTCCATTGTTAATAAATGAAGCAAATTTGACAGAAGAGAAGATAGTCAAAATCCTTGGGCTGTAAATTACTGAATTCAGAGATTGAGGCTGTTTATCTTCATCTCCTACCTTCCCCCACTTTCTTATGATGGAATGCATTATGCATATGCCATTCAACATATAGATGGACTACCATATATTAGTTATTTTGATAATGATAAGGAAAAGGAAAACCATTTCTTATAAATGGACTTTAAAAATGGTATCAACAAGACTCCTACCAATAACACCAACTACTAAAATAAAAGGGTTGGGTTCATATTGTGAGAAAAATCACAATGTTGAAGTGTTTTAGAAAGTCCCTTAAGGATTCAATTCCCATGTTTTGAAATGTAATGTCCTTTTACCCCTTTTTAGGGATATCATGGTTGGGTGCTCGGCCCGCctgtaataaattaatattaaaataaaagttatataatatcccaacaataacaataaatgttaataatataataataaaaagtagtagcttttttttttcaactttgggCTGAGTTGGGCCGAAGCCAAAAAATCTTACTTGAGGcctaatttattttgaaaatgaccatctttttttgtccaaactcattttttttagtttatatttttattcaaatctatCCACTTTTCGAACGGGCCACCAGGTCTAAGTGAAATGGAGGTAGAGATATTGTTAAATACATCACTGCTTCATAATTACCATGCTTTATTCTATTACTTACCTCGTTCCACTAtgaatatataaatttgaaaagcATTACTATCTCCGTGGAAATTGGATTCATCCATCTCCACCTCTCCTTGCTTTGCTTTGATTTAATTTTTGCTACTtgtctttaatatttttaatctttttaaaattaagtaaatgtttagatataattcttcaaaaaactatttaaaacataaaatatatattttatattacgttattatatttttacctttttaataatttatttatacaaaaataaaataataatttcacataattaaaCTGGGCGGAACACGCAATTACCATAATCAATTTATACCTATTATTCAAAGAAAAAATCCATCCCACATTGCATtcacctttcaaaaaaaaaaattactctaTTCGAAAGAATTGATTTGAAATCTGTCAAAtgatttggattttatttttagggaTTCATAATTGCTCATATTAATAATgttatctttaatattttaatttaatttctctcTAGACATGTAATATATTTTACCATTATACCTAATATTTATGGGTAAaatcttgtatttttttttaagtgataGTTAGGCTTAGGCTTGAATGGGGACTAAATTCCCAAAAATTCCTGCCTAGCTATTGATATTTATCGCAATTAACGGTAATATATTCAACATCGATTGTTGTTAAAAAATATAACGTTGCAAAGAAAAACCCGTATATGCAATTACAATTTGAAGCGTAAATGTGGTAATATTTACGGAAGAACAAAGGAACAAAAAGGCTACAGGTCATCGCCATTTATTTATACCTACCATTCTTGTGCGTCCTTGTTCTTAAAACTCAACCTCAACAATCAGTCATGGCTGACTTGTGCTTTCACGTTCGAAAACTAGGAACATACACCATCTTCCCTTCTTCAACTGCCTTTCAActtgtatttaattatttctttctctttctaATGTTCAGATCCCTCTGTATGCCTTAACGCTTAAGGTTCTTGTTTCATTTTCATTCACTAACGAACATGAAGAGGACTTTCATGCACGAAAACCCAAGGGACATATAGAAAGAAAGCGTTGGTGGTTGTTTAATACGTTATTGCCGTAACAAAACCCTAGGGACAGATTCTTCAACAAATCAATTACCAAATGGAAGAATATTCAAAAGGAAACCTAGAGGTAGAGGATTCCCAGAATGTACAGGTGCATGAAGAAGAAAACAAGGACGAATTTGGTGTAGTAAATGGTGGGGAAGATGATTCCAGTTCAAGTAGTAGCAGTTCGGACAAGGAGGATAATTCAGAGGAGAAACTGGTTTCTGAGTCAGTTGAGGAGAAAGTGGTTTCTGAGTCAGTTGGGGTTTCTTTGACTGAAGATACCGAGCCATCAGTTGAGAAATTGGGAGACTCTGATGTTGCTGAATTGGATGataaagaaacagaagagaacGTTTCACCATCTTTAGAGTTAGACCACACTAATGCTAAAGAAACAGAGGAGTTGTCTGCTGCTGATACCACTGTAGTGTCCGAACTCTCAACAGATGTGGAATCAAAGGAAACGGGACAGGATGATACTAATGACTCCACGGTTGGTGGAGCTGTTGTTGTTGCAGACCAAGGAATCACGGACGATAATGGTGGGAATCCATCAGGTTCCCCTGAATTGTCTTCTAACCAAAATGTTGAAGATTCATTGGAAGCAGCAAATGTTCCTCCCGTTGAGACCAGAGATGCTGGTGAAGTTGAAGACAAGCCTGTCATGCATGAAAGCATAGAAAATCAGGTCAATAGCTTAACCTTAGCTAGTATTAGAAAGAATTATGTTTATATTTCCGGCCCTGAATTTGTATTAGCTGAAAGCTGCTTTCATTTTGGACAGACTATTCTATCTGTGGGTAATCGTTCGGTGCAGCCAACTTCTTGGAAGAGTTGCTGTGGACTTTTTGAAGTTCTAAGGCGCTCTGACAGATAAATTCAAGGTGAGGAAACCTGTCATCATAAACCTTATTTTCTTACCATCCATGGAAATTTGCTTATCCTTCACTTGCCCTATAGTTAGTCCTAGTTCTAAAACTAAACTAGTATGCTACTAGACTCCTTGGCATTCGACACAATTGTAGCAATCAAGGCTCCCTATAATGTCTAGATTTGATTGTAAGCTTCAATGATGaaccttgtatatatatatatatagagcaGTTCCATAGAGAGAATGTTAGGACATTAGATCACTAGTGGTTCATCATGCAAGTAGGAGATTGGATCTCTATGTTCACTATTAGATTCGACTTAAAAACCCCAAATTCTTCTTTGTAATTGTTAAGAGTTCGAACAGTTCTCAAAGCTAATCAATAGAtccttttttttaatctataattaacaCTAATAAATCTCAATTCAAAATTAGCATAAATAGTTGATCTTCTGCTGCTTCTTTTTTTATTTGCAGTTTGGGGAAAAAACTTAAGCAGAATCTCAAGTTCTTGGTGGAGTTTATAGGTTGTTATgatgtgttttattttaatttttctccaGCATTTTCTGCAAAAATAATGGGTGAGAAGATAAGTGAAGTTGGTTTGAGAATGAAATTAGGGTTTTCTTCGTTGGGATGTGCGATTGCCATACG
It includes:
- the LOC121209685 gene encoding uncharacterized protein, with protein sequence MEEYSKGNLEVEDSQNVQVHEEENKDEFGVVNGGEDDSSSSSSSSDKEDNSEEKLVSESVEEKVVSESVGVSLTEDTEPSVEKLGDSDVAELDDKETEENVSPSLELDHTNAKETEELSAADTTVVSELSTDVESKETGQDDTNDSTVGGAVVVADQGITDDNGGNPSGSPELSSNQNVEDSLEAANVPPVETRDAGEVEDKPVMHESIENQTILSVGNRSVQPTSWKSCCGLFEVLRRSDR